The following proteins are co-located in the Pedobacter sp. FW305-3-2-15-E-R2A2 genome:
- a CDS encoding ATP-binding protein has product MKKNDSDELIIANREIAFQNKEKEDWAAELAIANKELIFQNAEKENRAAELAIANKELAFQNEEKEKLAAELVIANKELIFQNEEKENRAAELVIANKELAFQNEEKEKRAEELIIANKELKNAEDDIRKLNDELEQKVIQRTAQLESVNKELESFSYSVSHDLRAPIRAINGYTKILTEDYAENFDADGLKILQSIIRNSKKMGELIDDLLAFSKLGRKQVGFSEIDMPHLVNMVREELLFEDQENIPEFEITELQNAKGDKSLIKQVWINLISNAIKYSKYKVKTKIEIGAYKKDQLIVYYVKDAGAGFDMQYYDKLFGVFQRLHSQEEFEGTGIGLAIVQKIVQRHHGTVWAESVISEGSCFYFTLPAIND; this is encoded by the coding sequence ATGAAAAAAAACGATTCTGATGAATTAATCATTGCTAACAGGGAGATCGCCTTTCAAAATAAAGAGAAAGAAGACTGGGCTGCGGAGTTGGCAATTGCCAATAAAGAGCTGATTTTTCAGAACGCAGAAAAAGAAAACCGCGCTGCAGAGCTTGCCATAGCCAATAAAGAGCTTGCTTTTCAAAATGAAGAAAAAGAAAAGCTGGCCGCAGAACTTGTCATTGCCAATAAAGAGCTGATTTTTCAGAACGAAGAAAAAGAAAACCGTGCTGCAGAGCTTGTCATAGCCAATAAAGAACTTGCTTTTCAAAATGAAGAAAAGGAAAAAAGAGCCGAAGAGTTAATCATTGCAAACAAAGAACTAAAAAATGCGGAAGATGACATTCGCAAACTAAACGACGAGTTAGAACAGAAGGTCATTCAACGTACAGCGCAGCTTGAATCCGTAAATAAAGAACTGGAATCATTTTCCTACTCCGTATCCCATGACTTACGTGCCCCAATCAGGGCAATTAATGGATACACAAAAATTCTGACAGAGGATTATGCGGAAAACTTTGATGCTGATGGGCTAAAAATCCTTCAGTCCATCATTAGAAATTCGAAAAAGATGGGGGAACTCATTGATGATTTACTGGCTTTTTCCAAACTGGGCAGAAAACAAGTCGGCTTTTCCGAAATAGACATGCCCCACCTTGTAAATATGGTTCGGGAAGAATTGTTATTCGAAGACCAGGAAAACATCCCTGAATTTGAAATTACTGAACTTCAAAATGCTAAAGGAGACAAATCATTGATTAAACAGGTATGGATCAATCTGATTTCCAATGCCATTAAATATTCAAAATATAAAGTAAAAACGAAAATCGAAATCGGTGCCTACAAAAAAGACCAGCTCATTGTATATTATGTAAAGGATGCAGGAGCCGGATTTGATATGCAATACTATGATAAACTTTTCGGAGTTTTTCAAAGGTTACATTCCCAGGAAGAATTTGAGGGTACGGGAATTGGGTTAGCCATCGTGCAAAAAATAGTGCAACGACACCATGGAACCGTTTGGGCAGAATCCGTAATCAGCGAAGGATCCTGCTTTTATTTTACCCTGCCAGCTATAAACGATTAA
- a CDS encoding response regulator, producing the protein MSYHNVEILFVEDSQDDAALTIRALKKNGFSNKLHHVIDGAEALDFIYCKGAYADRSSTEFPKLILLDLKMPKVSGLQVLEKIKSDPIFKSIPVVMLTSSNEGPDIEKCFELGANSYIVKPVDSDNFFNAVKEIGLYWIILSQQPH; encoded by the coding sequence ATGAGTTACCATAACGTTGAAATTTTATTTGTTGAAGACAGCCAGGACGATGCTGCACTCACCATTCGCGCACTTAAAAAAAATGGCTTCAGCAACAAACTCCATCATGTGATTGATGGCGCGGAAGCATTGGACTTTATTTATTGCAAAGGAGCATATGCAGATCGGAGCAGTACAGAATTTCCAAAATTGATCCTACTCGATTTAAAGATGCCAAAGGTATCCGGTCTGCAAGTATTGGAAAAGATAAAATCAGATCCGATTTTTAAATCAATCCCAGTGGTCATGCTTACCTCCTCTAATGAAGGTCCCGACATCGAAAAATGCTTTGAACTTGGGGCAAACAGTTATATCGTGAAACCGGTTGACAGCGATAACTTTTTCAATGCAGTAAAAGAGATCGGATTGTATTGGATAATATTAAGTCAGCAGCCACACTAA
- a CDS encoding ATP-binding protein, giving the protein MTPGLKILILEDNESDADLLIRELKKSELSFTAEIVQTRTAFENALENFDPDLILSDYSLPSFDAVTAFQIKQDKHAHTPFIIVSGFIGEENVVELIKAGVTDYVSKNKLVTLSTKINRALNDTRARKEKIITDEKLKVINQELLELNQELEVRVINRTKALAESEARFRSMMETIPQIAWTNTTKAEVVFYNQRWYDYTGLDKEQTKLLGFKTVVHQDDLQLGIDQFSSILSNNEGGEFQIRVKRADELYRWHLIRLMPIMDLQDQVQLWAGTATDIQELRLLQQYKDDFIIIASHELKTPITSLKASLQLLDRIKDQPSPTMLPKLIVQANKSLGKVNALIEDLLNAGKANQGQLHINPQHFALSEVVTDRSNDLNAEGVYAIVTEGDLQMEVYADIIRVEQILINFINNAIKYAPESKEIRICIEKENDMVKVSVMDKGPGIPSEKLRYIFDRYYRAESNDGSYKGLGLGLYICAEIIKKHNGQIGVESELGKGSSFWFTLPVLPF; this is encoded by the coding sequence ATGACACCAGGTCTTAAAATACTTATTCTAGAAGACAACGAAAGCGATGCTGATCTGCTGATCCGTGAATTAAAAAAATCAGAATTGAGCTTTACAGCTGAAATTGTACAGACTCGTACTGCGTTCGAGAACGCATTGGAAAATTTTGATCCGGATCTCATCTTATCAGACTATTCCCTTCCCTCTTTTGATGCGGTCACTGCTTTCCAAATCAAGCAGGATAAACATGCCCATACCCCATTTATTATTGTTTCGGGATTTATTGGGGAAGAAAATGTGGTGGAGCTGATCAAGGCGGGCGTAACCGATTATGTATCTAAGAATAAACTGGTTACACTCTCTACAAAAATCAACAGGGCATTAAATGACACCCGGGCGAGGAAAGAAAAAATAATAACGGATGAAAAGTTAAAGGTCATTAACCAGGAGCTTTTAGAACTGAACCAGGAGTTGGAAGTACGCGTGATTAACCGCACAAAAGCATTGGCAGAGAGTGAAGCCAGGTTCCGCAGCATGATGGAGACCATTCCCCAGATTGCCTGGACAAATACGACAAAAGCCGAAGTTGTTTTTTACAACCAGCGCTGGTATGACTATACTGGATTGGACAAGGAACAAACTAAATTACTTGGATTTAAAACTGTGGTTCACCAGGACGACCTTCAGCTGGGGATTGATCAGTTCAGTTCGATCCTGAGTAACAATGAGGGCGGTGAATTTCAAATCCGTGTAAAACGTGCGGATGAACTTTACAGGTGGCACCTGATCCGGTTAATGCCGATCATGGATCTGCAGGATCAGGTTCAGCTTTGGGCGGGTACCGCTACAGATATACAGGAACTCCGTTTGCTGCAACAGTATAAAGACGATTTCATCATCATTGCCAGTCACGAGCTCAAGACGCCGATAACCAGTTTAAAAGCATCGTTACAGCTTCTGGACAGAATAAAGGATCAACCATCCCCAACTATGCTGCCCAAACTCATTGTACAGGCTAATAAGAGCCTGGGTAAGGTGAACGCGCTGATTGAAGACCTGCTAAATGCAGGTAAGGCAAATCAGGGACAGCTTCATATCAACCCCCAACATTTTGCTTTATCTGAGGTCGTTACAGACCGTTCTAATGATCTAAATGCAGAAGGTGTATATGCCATCGTAACAGAAGGAGACCTGCAAATGGAAGTATATGCAGACATCATCCGCGTCGAACAGATCCTCATTAACTTTATTAACAATGCCATAAAGTACGCTCCGGAATCAAAAGAAATAAGGATCTGTATTGAAAAAGAAAATGACATGGTCAAAGTTTCTGTTATGGACAAGGGGCCCGGCATACCATCCGAAAAATTGCGTTATATTTTTGACCGTTATTACCGCGCAGAAAGCAATGACGGCAGCTATAAAGGTTTAGGCCTTGGACTCTACATTTGTGCAGAAATCATTAAAAAACACAATGGACAGATCGGTGTGGAAAGCGAATTAGGAAAGGGCAGCAGTTTTT